Proteins co-encoded in one Pseudoliparis swirei isolate HS2019 ecotype Mariana Trench chromosome 7, NWPU_hadal_v1, whole genome shotgun sequence genomic window:
- the LOC130197214 gene encoding transforming acidic coiled-coil-containing protein 1-like isoform X3 — MGGSLSRKGSVSSVSSVRSSRKESSVSDSEGAFDTPEAESPGVVKLLSQLDNSTHTVLPDGTNHFLDKNSNQDAGPVSSPKVDSLNNLTGASPDGRSLSLGQNLNLTLGCPPGPAGGLSPSGPPPQPQALRPPSLSFLSPLNKPDPSEVDDRAPLTADSDSNSISCHDVCVDPDLLNGNIKLACETNGTIVTNSCKVKQEDVSGQDDHHGGHATDEEKLASSVGVKPDKEQSGCHVTSTPEASDCSSGQFEDSCKLKNKPEGSEMQKTGSQVLDSICISEAEKQAVLTLIREEIITKEAVANDWKTKYEDSRQEVSEMRKIVAEYEKTIAQMIEDVQRNNQSSQKALHTVATEKETALADLNSVERSLSDVFRRYETMKGTLEGFKKNEEALKKCAHEYLARVKQEEQRYQTLKLHAEEKLDKANEEIAQVRAKASSENMAMAASLRKEQMKNESLDQGLQQKNQEMEELTKICDELIAKMGTD; from the exons ATGGGGGGCTCCCTGAGCCGGAAGGGCTCCGTCAGCTCCGTCAGCTCCGTCAGATCCTCCCGGAAGGAGAGCAGCGT tTCAGACTCGGAGGGGGCCTTTGACACTCCCGAGGCCGAGTCTCCAGGTGTTGTGAAGCTACTCAGCCAACTGGAcaactccacccacacag TTCTTCCTGATGGTACCAACCACTTTCTGGACAAGAACTCCAACCAGGACGCCGGCCCAGTTTCATCCCCAAAGGTCGATTCCCTCAACAACCTCACCGGAGCCTCACCTGACGGCCGCAGCTTGAGTTTGGGCCAGAACCTCAACCTGACCCTCGGCTGCCCTCCCGGTCCTGCAGGAGGCCTCTCGCCCTCCGGCCCTCCGCCCCAGCCTCAGGCCCTCCGGCCGCCATCATTGTCCTTCCTTTCCCCGCTAAACAAACCAGATCCTTCCGAGGTGGACGACCGGGCTCCGCTGACGGCCGACTCCGACTCAAACTCCATCTCCTGTCATGACGTTTGTGTGGATCCCGACCTGCTCAATGGCAACATCAAACTGGCCTGTGAGACCAACGGCACCATTGTCAC GAACTCCTGCAAAGTGAAGCAGGAGGACGTCAGCGGACAG GATGACCATCACGGAGGCCACGCCACGGACGAGGAGAAGTTGGCGAGCAGTGTCGGCGTTAAACCAGACAAGGAGCAAAGCG GCTGCCATGTAACATCAACACCTGAGGCCTCAGACTGCAGCTCAGGG CAGTTTGAAGACTCATGCAAATTGAAGAACAAGCCAGAGGGAAGTGAAATGCagaaaacaggaagtcaggtCCTGGACTCCATCTGCATCAGTGAGGCAGAAAAACAGGCCGTTCTCACCCTCATTCGAGAAGAG ATCATCACTAAAGAGGCAGTGGCCAACGACTGGAAGACAAAGTACGAGGACAGCAGACAAGAAGTCAGCGAGATGAG GAAGATTGTTGCAGAATATGAGAAGACTATCGCGCAGATGATCG AGGACGTGCAGCGCAACAACCAGAGCTCCCAGAAGGCTTTGCACACTGTGGCAACGGAGAAGGAAACCGCTCTGGCAGACCTGAACTCTGTGGAACGCTCTCTCTCCGACGTGTTTCGGCGTTATGAAACCATGAAGGGCACCCTGGAGGGCTTCAAGAAA AATGAGGAGGCGCTGAAGAAGTGTGCTCATGAGTATCTGGCCAGAGTCAAGCAGGAAGAGCAGAGATACCAGACACTGAAGCTCCACGCTGAGGAGAAACTAGACAA GGCCAATGAGGAGATTGCTCAGGTGCGTGCAAAGGCGAGCTCGGAGAACATGGCGATGGCCGCCAGTTTGAGGAAGGAGCAGATGAAGAACGAGTCTCTGGATCAAGGTCTGCAGCAGAAG AACCAAGAGATGGAGGAACTCACTAAGATCTGTGATGAGCTGATCGCCAAGATGGGAACGGACTGA
- the LOC130197214 gene encoding transforming acidic coiled-coil-containing protein 1-like isoform X2 gives MSWLSPVQWAKWTWSAVTGAAGDEGSKREDNSDSEGAFDTPEAESPGVVKLLSQLDNSTHTVLPDGTNHFLDKNSNQDAGPVSSPKVDSLNNLTGASPDGRSLSLGQNLNLTLGCPPGPAGGLSPSGPPPQPQALRPPSLSFLSPLNKPDPSEVDDRAPLTADSDSNSISCHDVCVDPDLLNGNIKLACETNGTIVTNSCKVKQEDVSGQDDHHGGHATDEEKLASSVGVKPDKEQSGCHVTSTPEASDCSSGFEDSCKLKNKPEGSEMQKTGSQVLDSICISEAEKQAVLTLIREEIITKEAVANDWKTKYEDSRQEVSEMRKIVAEYEKTIAQMIEDVQRNNQSSQKALHTVATEKETALADLNSVERSLSDVFRRYETMKGTLEGFKKNEEALKKCAHEYLARVKQEEQRYQTLKLHAEEKLDKANEEIAQVRAKASSENMAMAASLRKEQMKNESLDQGLQQKNQEMEELTKICDELIAKMGTD, from the exons ATGTCCTGGTTGTCTCCGGTCCAGTGGGCCAAGTGGACCTGGTCCGCAGTGACCGGGGCGGCCGGGGACGAGGGATCCAAGAGGGAGGACAA tTCAGACTCGGAGGGGGCCTTTGACACTCCCGAGGCCGAGTCTCCAGGTGTTGTGAAGCTACTCAGCCAACTGGAcaactccacccacacag TTCTTCCTGATGGTACCAACCACTTTCTGGACAAGAACTCCAACCAGGACGCCGGCCCAGTTTCATCCCCAAAGGTCGATTCCCTCAACAACCTCACCGGAGCCTCACCTGACGGCCGCAGCTTGAGTTTGGGCCAGAACCTCAACCTGACCCTCGGCTGCCCTCCCGGTCCTGCAGGAGGCCTCTCGCCCTCCGGCCCTCCGCCCCAGCCTCAGGCCCTCCGGCCGCCATCATTGTCCTTCCTTTCCCCGCTAAACAAACCAGATCCTTCCGAGGTGGACGACCGGGCTCCGCTGACGGCCGACTCCGACTCAAACTCCATCTCCTGTCATGACGTTTGTGTGGATCCCGACCTGCTCAATGGCAACATCAAACTGGCCTGTGAGACCAACGGCACCATTGTCAC GAACTCCTGCAAAGTGAAGCAGGAGGACGTCAGCGGACAG GATGACCATCACGGAGGCCACGCCACGGACGAGGAGAAGTTGGCGAGCAGTGTCGGCGTTAAACCAGACAAGGAGCAAAGCG GCTGCCATGTAACATCAACACCTGAGGCCTCAGACTGCAGCTCAGGG TTTGAAGACTCATGCAAATTGAAGAACAAGCCAGAGGGAAGTGAAATGCagaaaacaggaagtcaggtCCTGGACTCCATCTGCATCAGTGAGGCAGAAAAACAGGCCGTTCTCACCCTCATTCGAGAAGAG ATCATCACTAAAGAGGCAGTGGCCAACGACTGGAAGACAAAGTACGAGGACAGCAGACAAGAAGTCAGCGAGATGAG GAAGATTGTTGCAGAATATGAGAAGACTATCGCGCAGATGATCG AGGACGTGCAGCGCAACAACCAGAGCTCCCAGAAGGCTTTGCACACTGTGGCAACGGAGAAGGAAACCGCTCTGGCAGACCTGAACTCTGTGGAACGCTCTCTCTCCGACGTGTTTCGGCGTTATGAAACCATGAAGGGCACCCTGGAGGGCTTCAAGAAA AATGAGGAGGCGCTGAAGAAGTGTGCTCATGAGTATCTGGCCAGAGTCAAGCAGGAAGAGCAGAGATACCAGACACTGAAGCTCCACGCTGAGGAGAAACTAGACAA GGCCAATGAGGAGATTGCTCAGGTGCGTGCAAAGGCGAGCTCGGAGAACATGGCGATGGCCGCCAGTTTGAGGAAGGAGCAGATGAAGAACGAGTCTCTGGATCAAGGTCTGCAGCAGAAG AACCAAGAGATGGAGGAACTCACTAAGATCTGTGATGAGCTGATCGCCAAGATGGGAACGGACTGA
- the LOC130197214 gene encoding transforming acidic coiled-coil-containing protein 1-like isoform X1 has product MSWLSPVQWAKWTWSAVTGAAGDEGSKREDNSDSEGAFDTPEAESPGVVKLLSQLDNSTHTVLPDGTNHFLDKNSNQDAGPVSSPKVDSLNNLTGASPDGRSLSLGQNLNLTLGCPPGPAGGLSPSGPPPQPQALRPPSLSFLSPLNKPDPSEVDDRAPLTADSDSNSISCHDVCVDPDLLNGNIKLACETNGTIVTNSCKVKQEDVSGQDDHHGGHATDEEKLASSVGVKPDKEQSGCHVTSTPEASDCSSGQFEDSCKLKNKPEGSEMQKTGSQVLDSICISEAEKQAVLTLIREEIITKEAVANDWKTKYEDSRQEVSEMRKIVAEYEKTIAQMIEDVQRNNQSSQKALHTVATEKETALADLNSVERSLSDVFRRYETMKGTLEGFKKNEEALKKCAHEYLARVKQEEQRYQTLKLHAEEKLDKANEEIAQVRAKASSENMAMAASLRKEQMKNESLDQGLQQKNQEMEELTKICDELIAKMGTD; this is encoded by the exons ATGTCCTGGTTGTCTCCGGTCCAGTGGGCCAAGTGGACCTGGTCCGCAGTGACCGGGGCGGCCGGGGACGAGGGATCCAAGAGGGAGGACAA tTCAGACTCGGAGGGGGCCTTTGACACTCCCGAGGCCGAGTCTCCAGGTGTTGTGAAGCTACTCAGCCAACTGGAcaactccacccacacag TTCTTCCTGATGGTACCAACCACTTTCTGGACAAGAACTCCAACCAGGACGCCGGCCCAGTTTCATCCCCAAAGGTCGATTCCCTCAACAACCTCACCGGAGCCTCACCTGACGGCCGCAGCTTGAGTTTGGGCCAGAACCTCAACCTGACCCTCGGCTGCCCTCCCGGTCCTGCAGGAGGCCTCTCGCCCTCCGGCCCTCCGCCCCAGCCTCAGGCCCTCCGGCCGCCATCATTGTCCTTCCTTTCCCCGCTAAACAAACCAGATCCTTCCGAGGTGGACGACCGGGCTCCGCTGACGGCCGACTCCGACTCAAACTCCATCTCCTGTCATGACGTTTGTGTGGATCCCGACCTGCTCAATGGCAACATCAAACTGGCCTGTGAGACCAACGGCACCATTGTCAC GAACTCCTGCAAAGTGAAGCAGGAGGACGTCAGCGGACAG GATGACCATCACGGAGGCCACGCCACGGACGAGGAGAAGTTGGCGAGCAGTGTCGGCGTTAAACCAGACAAGGAGCAAAGCG GCTGCCATGTAACATCAACACCTGAGGCCTCAGACTGCAGCTCAGGG CAGTTTGAAGACTCATGCAAATTGAAGAACAAGCCAGAGGGAAGTGAAATGCagaaaacaggaagtcaggtCCTGGACTCCATCTGCATCAGTGAGGCAGAAAAACAGGCCGTTCTCACCCTCATTCGAGAAGAG ATCATCACTAAAGAGGCAGTGGCCAACGACTGGAAGACAAAGTACGAGGACAGCAGACAAGAAGTCAGCGAGATGAG GAAGATTGTTGCAGAATATGAGAAGACTATCGCGCAGATGATCG AGGACGTGCAGCGCAACAACCAGAGCTCCCAGAAGGCTTTGCACACTGTGGCAACGGAGAAGGAAACCGCTCTGGCAGACCTGAACTCTGTGGAACGCTCTCTCTCCGACGTGTTTCGGCGTTATGAAACCATGAAGGGCACCCTGGAGGGCTTCAAGAAA AATGAGGAGGCGCTGAAGAAGTGTGCTCATGAGTATCTGGCCAGAGTCAAGCAGGAAGAGCAGAGATACCAGACACTGAAGCTCCACGCTGAGGAGAAACTAGACAA GGCCAATGAGGAGATTGCTCAGGTGCGTGCAAAGGCGAGCTCGGAGAACATGGCGATGGCCGCCAGTTTGAGGAAGGAGCAGATGAAGAACGAGTCTCTGGATCAAGGTCTGCAGCAGAAG AACCAAGAGATGGAGGAACTCACTAAGATCTGTGATGAGCTGATCGCCAAGATGGGAACGGACTGA